From Montipora foliosa isolate CH-2021 chromosome 6, ASM3666993v2, whole genome shotgun sequence, a single genomic window includes:
- the LOC138008784 gene encoding uncharacterized protein, protein MLVSTWVVVLTFVVVSISKEGPLSTVDFLTKITEEKFKAAATPVPFPKCLNASGTNSSCPYYLPVMEHPSPKCLNASGTNSSCPHVSRVMEPPFPKSLNASCMLMPPFVTWTPNSSDRQTSKSNTTVNQIDGILPYILNLALDKCCGAFKKNETVVSYQHHRVHDKSELHKAIMKDEVHLIFPVQSDDDKEYKKYLPYLKLFESPGIVLIRRQDSISRGIQDWSAAIRSCWPIVVLTFLLSIVAGICVWALESKKNSKEFGSPFYYGIFDGFWWAFVTMSTVGYGDKTPKSLMARLFSVIWITIGITLCSMLTATLSSAFTNVTVDYYGVLSERKVGVVKDSIALQKAVNLGANVKVFEDLNEVHNALVNKSVDGILEEMFTAIEYFELHYENPSLSIVHFYEEKHGYGIALKSQYVDGFGEVWNCMSFVSSFIANDKYDFLKGHIHRAKKLKGAGNAAGSKSQELKSQNWPVFAGVVFGFCGLTLVILTIDVARRWFMNRKFEDRGKGHEKGEILPRKSEWSPDKGPLAFAERESVKE, encoded by the exons ATGTTGGTATCAACTTGGGTTGTGGTGTTAACTTTCGTGGTCGTTAGCATCTCAAAAGAAGGTCCACTGTCCACGGTCGATTTTTTGACTAAAATTACTGAAGAGAAGTTTAAAGCTGCTGCCACGCCAGTGCCTTTCCCGAAATGTCTCAACGCATCAGGGACAAATTCAAGTTGTCCTTATTATTTGCCAGTTATGGAACATCCTTCCCCGAAATGTCTCAACGCATCAGGGACAAATTCAAGTTGTCCTCATGTTTCGCGAGTTATGGAACCTCCTTTCCCGAAAAGTCTCAACGCATCGTGTATGTTAATGCCGCCGTTTGTGACGTGGACTCCAAATTCAAGTGATCGTCAAACTAGTAAAAGCAATACAACTGTTAATCAAATAGATGGCATTTTGCCCTATATTTTGAACCTTGCTCTTGACAAGTGCTGCGGCGCATTCAAAAAGAACGAAACTGTTGTTAGTTATCAACACCATCGTGTGCATGATAAGTCAGAGTTGCACAAAGCCATCATGAAGGATGAAGTTCACCTTATATTTCCAGTCCAAAGCGACGATGATAaggaatacaaaaagtatcttCCCTATCTCAAACTTTTTGAGTCTCCCGGCATCGTTCTTATAAGAAGGCAAGACTCCATCAGTAGAGGAATTCAAGACTGGAGCGCCGCTATTCGCAGCTGTTGGCCGATCGTTGTGTTAACATTTTTGCTGTCTATTGTGGCGGGAATATGTGTCTGGGCATTG GAAAGCAAGAAAAACTCCAAGGAGTTTGGCAGTCCATTTTATTATGGAATTTTCGACGGTTTCTGGTGGGCCTTCGTTACCATGTCAACCGTTGG ATATGGCGACAAGACTCCGAAGTCACTGATGGCGCGGTTGTTCTCTGTAATATGGATAACGATTGGGATCACTCTTTGTTCAATGCTGACTGCCACCCTGTCCAGCGCTTTCACAAACGTAACAGTGGATTACTATGGAGTTCTTTCTGAGAGGAAG GTCGGAGTGGTAAAAGATAGCATTGCTCTTCAGAAAGCAGTAAACCTTGGCGCCAACGTGAAAG TCTTTGAAGACCTTAATGAAGTACACAATGCCTTGGTCAACAAATCAGTAGACGGAATTTTGGAGGAGATGTTTACGGCAATAGAATACTTCGAACTACACTACGAAAATCCGTCGCTTTCTATCGTTCATTTTTATGAAGAGAAGCATGGATATGGAATCGCATTGAAGTCCCAGTATGTGGATGGTTTTGGAGAAGTCTGGAATTGCATGTCATTTGTCTCCTCATTCATCGCTAATGACAAATATGATTTCCTCAAGGGACACATTCACAGAGCTAAG AAGCTTAAGGGAGCAGGAAATGCGGCGGGATCCAAAAGCCAAGAACTCAAGTCACAAAATTGGCCAGTTTTTGCTGGAGTCGTGTTTGGCTTCTGTGGACTGACCCTCGTGATCCTCACTATTGATGTGGCTCGGCGCTGGTTCATGAACAGAAAATTCGAAGATAGGGGAAAAGGACACGAGAAAG GAGAAATCTTACCCCGAAAGTCGGAATGGTCGCCGGATAAAGGACCCTTGGCGTTTGCTGAAAGAGAATCCGTCAAAGAATGA